Genomic DNA from Leishmania infantum JPCM5 genome chromosome 24:
CTGGAGGAGCTTGTGcagccggctgctgctgctgctgccctgaCGTCggtggagggcgaggcagccgtggtgcggcgcggcgtcgtgcgtgcgtcgtgGGCTgccttcgccgctgccgtggacgcgcgcagcagcgtggcgACGCCGGAAGGTGGTGCGAGGGCCACCAGCACGGCGTGCgcgagcaacagcagcgctgctgtgtgtgcgtgggcggaGTGCGCGTGGGgcgccgctgaaggagcgctggtgcgcgaTACGTGCGCGATGCCGCGCGTGTCGACGCAGGGCGAGCCGGCGTGGGCCGCGGATGCAGCAGGCACCTTTGCGCTGGTGTCTCCGCCGTCTACGAcgccgggcagcagcgagtgGACGTGGGCAGGCcaggcgcagatgccggcgCTCGTGCACTGGGGTCGCCGCGTGCTGGACCGCGTGACGGCAGACCTCATCGCCCCGCGCTACTACCTCGAAACAgcgaaggtggtggtggtggaggaggaacCGGAGCCTGTGCCTCCAGCGGAGGCGTGGGCAGTTGTAGCGCGAGACATTACGGccatggcgcagctgctgcgcacgttGGACCTTGTGCATGAACAATCGGCCAGCTTCTCCCGCACTTGCTTACAGCTAATGCGGCACCTTGAAGTCTGGGCGGCGCGCCTCGCTGGACACGAATTCCCGACGCACCGCGTGTTCAAGACACAgccgcgcctgcgcaagTACCGCATGCGGCTCGACAGCCACGCGCCCTACCCACAGTGCCGCAACATGTGGGGCTACATCCACAAGCGCTACGCACCGGACCTCAACCTGAACATGTTCATGGAGCGCAAACGCACCACGATGGacctgctgccgccatcgaCGCACACGGCGCACATGCTGCGGCATCCGTGGGCCGCGTCGAGTCAGTACCTGCCGTACCTGATGGCGAAGCAGGCGTGGCGCATGCAGCGCGGTGCCGGACTGTCGCCGCCGGGCAACGACACGCCGGTGTTCCCGGTGGTGGACGTGGCGCTGGACAACGAGGacggctgcgcgccggcCACTTACATTACGGAGGCAGAGGAATCAGCGAGGTACCACGAGTTCCGCGACGATGATGACCTGAACGATAAGGTAATGGACAAAATTCGGAGCTACCAGGGAGTCAAGCCGTTCACGAATAT
This window encodes:
- a CDS encoding hypothetical predicted transmembrane protein, which codes for MNDDYLIMKDVDITDFVNEFGGPLLRIRIDDPMVYNESNLEYFRRGLVFNTMLMHRDLDKTPADLEELVQPAAAAAALTSVEGEAAVVRRGVVRASWAAFAAAVDARSSVATPEGGARATSTACASNSSAAVCAWAECAWGAAEGALVRDTCAMPRVSTQGEPAWAADAAGTFALVSPPSTTPGSSEWTWAGQAQMPALVHWGRRVLDRVTADLIAPRYYLETAKVVVVEEEPEPVPPAEAWAVVARDITAMAQLLRTLDLVHEQSASFSRTCLQLMRHLEVWAARLAGHEFPTHRVFKTQPRLRKYRMRLDSHAPYPQCRNMWGYIHKRYAPDLNLNMFMERKRTTMDLLPPSTHTAHMLRHPWAASSQYLPYLMAKQAWRMQRGAGLSPPGNDTPVFPVVDVALDNEDGCAPATYITEAEESARYHEFRDDDDLNDKVMDKIRSYQGVKPFTNINSKFSNNAVGETLRNFLEELFPTPMLLEQHWRSAPKAEGGTDELRVSRRIDGESGARDLQFAHVDVNFKRLMHLPLILVSNDEEGFCPLLRSLRHALPNFRGRRVVQVLVPPADGVSLRAARADRRHAYRDFLPVARCSLPADRLRRVTLPADSDVADVVVAGLRLAREDVEVERWEAPALVELRGRRVALRAVQALVIDARTLHTGARGFTELPLALAVPAELLAHEDFAEHLLDTAAQSLVRPPTAAEAATVAAVVPMEEDGRRKEAASAEDFAASVLVLSEADAEVRHTHWAHGASEHDLLSGMPLPYDKMEDMEEMVQWGF